The Thunnus albacares chromosome 11, fThuAlb1.1, whole genome shotgun sequence genome contains a region encoding:
- the si:ch211-269e2.1 gene encoding cohesin subunit SA-2 isoform X2, with product MIPDPTAVAASRPSEQEKNSQGEAHSSRAVNHSEDESGNENRQKSVRRRKRTHKGLENVKRKNAKASRSSVSRAGGSHSRRRHVEAVTLFEVITMGRSAMQAVIDDWIEAYVTDRDTSLLDLISFFIQCSGCKGVVTAEMCQSREDSDVMSKMVEELDEVAGLQYKKFLAFPWILTVTWPMDMDSVEYPLIQSGPYGRWFHSEFCDFVSVLVAQCQHSVIFDSYLMNTLISLLTELSNSYVRAFRHTCTLAAVKLLSSLVSVALSLSVGIENSQKLQAVQKTKTMRQKSTPQLERIQKKITEEKKAEIEGMMDIIFKGIFLKRYRDVLPEIRSLCMEELGLWMKLYSSVFLNDSYLKYMGWMMHDKIPDVRLKCVLGLQDLYGDPLLLPKLDLFTSRFKDRLISMTLDKDNEVAVQTMKLLVLISKMSDDVLSPEDYKQLLQFVYSSQRPLAATAGELLFSRLLNTFAPAADNQDGMNEEEAHKEQTFARLKALLQFYQDSELHKHVVYLVDSLWDCGGALLKDWPTLTSILLQDPSSQSPEQAVLVEILVASVRQASEGPALAGRSGAKKVMSAREKKVQIDDCSKLTEHLLPVLPKLLSKFSGSPDIVASLMKIPQYFLPECPEAENTQVASSLMAEMGTVLNLHSDPAVLEAAARTYLSLCGEETAWCSMAQTARDTLVQGWVDQLTALLEDSVKDDSFSADEEKTGEILATLKKLRAFHNCHDLSRWNLFDLLSPLLSAESSQGGAPPEVLLEVLQCLCYSMLWSLNTSGETLTSKDKAVAQRLQLRLLSERSHHYLSHPDHSVRLQAFLGVCDVLTAHSYQLHVWDPSCCGPLLYTPSPKLQRALLTFVCGHVFIGADCDSQSSVSENSEVERLEDLHKRRNLLVAYCKLIVHGVLEMSMAAEIFMYYMKHYNDFGDIIKETMYRTRQIDKIESARTLVLCLQQLFVRLKREQESGGRPQPGVQTFTSIKELARRFALTFGDLVKFRECVVMIHRNGIEFVFQEFSQTPETPTPLYLSYLTILSEFSSKLLKPDKKTVFSYLQKHTAEHIVDLREECWQPLIYYRASLLAAAEGEDAVSYVSSDRKLNPPSRSPFSKQKLEGSKSPCPFSPVESKLSKVQRSSFSLSLQEKTTDTDPFSVPVEPPARRLTTEESVLSTGNEVDDDTVEVEL from the exons ATGATACCAGATCCCACAGCTGTAGCTGCGTCCAGGCCCTCAGAGCAGGA GAAGAACTCTCAGGGTGAAGCACACTCCTCCCGGGCTGTCAATCATTCAGAGGATGAGTCCGGGAATGAGAACAGACAAAAGAGCGTG agaagaaggaagagaacaCACAAGGGCTTAGAGAATGTCAAGCGCAAAAATGCCAAAGCCAGCCGCAGCAGTGTTAGCAGAGCAGGTGGCAGCCACAGCAGACGGAGGCATGTGGAGGCTGTCACCCTGTTCGAGGTTATCACCATGGGCAGAAGTGCCATGCAG GCGGTGATTGATGATTGGATTGAGGCAtatgtgacagacagagacacgTCTCTCCTCGATCTCATCAGCTTCTTCATCCAGTGCTCTGGGTGCAAAG gTGTGGTCACAGCAGAGATGTGtcagagcagagaggacagTGATGTCATGAGTAAGATGGTGGAGGAGTTGGATGAG gtcGCTGGTCTGCAGTACAAGAAGTTTCTGGCTTTTCCATGGATCCTCACAGTCACATGGCCAATGGATATG GACAGTGTGGAGTATCCTCTCATACAGTCCGGACCGTACGGCCGCTGGTTTCACTCTGAGTTCTGTGACTTTGTATCGGTGCTGGTGGCTCAGTGTCAGCACAGCGTCATCTTTGACAGTTATCTGATGAACACCCTCATCTCACTGCTCACTGAGCTGTCCAACTCGTATGTACGAGCCTTCAGACACACCTGCACGCTGGCAG CGGTGAAACTGCTGAGCTCTCTGGTGAGTGTGGCTCTGAGCCTGAGCGTCGGCATTGAAAACAGTCAGAAACTGCAGGCGGTGCAGAAGACGAAGACCATGAGGCAGAAAAGCACGCCCCAACTGGAGAGAATACAGAAGAAGATCACAGAG GAGAAGAAGGCAGAGATAGAGGGCATGATGGACATCATCTTCAAGGGAATTTTTCTTAAGCGATATCG TGATGTGCTTCCAGAAATTCGCTCTCTCTGTATGGAGGAGTTGGGTTTGTGGATGAAACTCTACAGCTCTGTATTTCTCAATGATAGTTACCTCAAATACATGGGCTGGATGATGCATGACAag ATACCAGATGTGCGTCTTAAGTGTGTGTTAGGTCTACAGGATTTGTATGGAGATCCTCTGCTCCTGCCTAAACTAGACCTGTTCACCAGCCGCTTCAAG GACCGGCTGATCTCCATGACTCTGGATAAGGACAATGAAGTGGCTGTGCAGACCATGAAACTGCTGGTGCTCATCTCCAA AATGTCTGATGATGTGCTCAGTCCAGAGGACTACAAGCAGCTCCTCCAGTTTGTTTATTCCTCGCAGCGCCCTCTTGCAGCCACCGCAGGGGAGCTGCTCTTCTCAAG GCTTCTCAACACCTTTGCTCCTGCAGCTGATAATCAGGATGGAATGAATGAAGAGGAGGCTCATAAAGAGCAAACATTTGCCAGACTGAAGGCTCTGCTGCAGTTCTACCAGGACTCTGAG CTGCACAAGCATGTGGTGTACTTAGTGGACAGTCTGTGGGACTGTGGTGGAGCACTGCTGAAGGACTGGCCCACACTCACATCTATACTGTTGCAGGACCCTTCTTCTCAGAGCCCAG aaCAAGCAGTACTTGTGGAGATCTTGGTGGCGTCGGTGCGTCAGGCATCAGAGGGACCAGCACTGGCGGGGAGGAGCGGAGCCAAGAAG GTAATGAGTGCCAGAGAAAAGAAAGTTCAGATTGATGACTGCTCTAAGCTCACTGAACATCTCCTCCCGGTGCTTCCAAAGTTACTGTCCAAG TTTTCAGGTAGCCCGGACATTGTTGCCTCCCTGATGAAGATCCCTCAGTACTTCCTCCCAGAGTGTCCCGAGGCTGAAAACACGCAG GTGGCATCCAGCCTGATGGCAGAGATGGGAACAGTTCTAAACCTCCACTCGGACCCTGCTGTCCTGGAGGCAGCGGCCCGCACGTACCTCAGTCTGTGTGGGGAGGAGACAGCCTGGTGCTCCATGGCTCAGACTGCCAGAGACACCCTGGTCCAGGGCTGGGTGGACCAACTGACAGCACTGCTGGAGGACTCAGTCAAG GATGACAGTTTCTCTGCTGACGAGGAGAAAACAGGAGAAATTTTAGCCACACTGAAGAAACTCAGAGCTTTCCACAA CTGTCATGACCTCTCCCGGTGGAATTTGTTTGACCTGCTGTCCCCTCTCCTGTCAGCGGAGAGCAGCCAGGGAGGAGCGCCGCCTGAG GTGCTACTGGAAGTACTACAGTGTCTGTGTTACTCCATGCTCTGGTCTCTCAACACGAGCGGTGAAACTCTAACATCCAAA gatAAGGCTGTGGCCCAGAGGCTCCAGCTGCGTCTGCTCAGTGAGAGGAGTCATCACTATCTCTCCCACCCTGACCACAGTGTGAGGCTGCAG GCTTTTCTGGGTGTCTGTGATGTCCTGACAGCTCATTCCTACCAGTTACACGTGTGGGATCCTTCCTGCTGCGGTCCACTGCTCTACACACCCAGTCCCAAACTGCAGAGGGCGCTGTTGACCTTTGTATGCGGGCACGTCTTTATTGGCGCTGACTGTGACAGCCAGAGCAGTG TCAGTGAAAACTCTGAAGTGGAGAGGCTGGAGGACCTTCACAAACGAAGAAATCTGCTCGTGGCTTACTGCAAACTGATAGTACATGGAGTGCTGGAGATGAGCATGGCAGCTGAGATCTTCATGTATTACATGAAG CACTATAACGACTTTGGAGACATCATCAAAGAGACGATGTACAGGACCAGACAGATAGATAAGATAGAGAGCGCTCGTACGCTGGTGCTCTGTTTGCAGCAG CTGTTTGTGCGTCTCAAACGGGAGCAGGAGAGTGGAGGGAGGCCTCAACCAGGAGTCCAGACCTTCACCAGCATCAAGGAGCTGGCCAGGCGCTTCGCCCTCACGTTCGGGGACCTTGTCAAGTTTCGTGAGTGTGTTGTCATGATCCACAG GAATGGCATAGAATTTGTGTTCCAAGAGTTCAGCCAGACCCCAGAAACGCCCACACCTCTGTACCTCTCCTACTTGACCATACTCAGCGAGTTCTCCAGCAAACTGCTCAAACCAGACAAGAAGACAGT GTTCTCCTACCTGCAGAAGCACACTGCAGAGCATATTGTAGACCTCAGGGAGGAGTGCTGGCAGCCACTTATCTACTATCGAGCTTCCCTATTGGCTGCCGCTGAAGGGGAGGACGCTGTGTCCTACGTTAGCTCTGATAGGAAGCTCAACCCACCCAGTCGCTCTCCCTTCTCCAAACAAAAACTAGAAG GAAGCAAGTCTCCCTGTCCGTTCAGCCCAGTCGAGTCCAAACTTAGTAAAGTCCAAAGATCCAGTTTTAGTCTAAG CCTTCAAGAGAAGACAACTGATACGGATCCATTTTCTGTCCCCGTGGAACCTCCTGCAAGAAGACTGACCACTGAGGAATCTGTCCTCAGCACCGGCAACGAGGTGGATGATGACACTGTGGAAGTTGAACTTTAA
- the si:ch211-269e2.1 gene encoding cohesin subunit SA-2 isoform X1: MIPDPTAVAASRPSEQEKNSQGEAHSSRAVNHSEDESGNENRQKSVRRRKRTHKGLENVKRKNAKASRSSVSRAGGSHSRRRHVEAVTLFEVITMGRSAMQAVIDDWIEAYVTDRDTSLLDLISFFIQCSGCKGVVTAEMCQSREDSDVMSKMVEELDEVAGLQYKKFLAFPWILTVTWPMDMDSVEYPLIQSGPYGRWFHSEFCDFVSVLVAQCQHSVIFDSYLMNTLISLLTELSNSYVRAFRHTCTLAAVKLLSSLVSVALSLSVGIENSQKLQAVQKTKTMRQKSTPQLERIQKKITELQEKKAEIEGMMDIIFKGIFLKRYRDVLPEIRSLCMEELGLWMKLYSSVFLNDSYLKYMGWMMHDKIPDVRLKCVLGLQDLYGDPLLLPKLDLFTSRFKDRLISMTLDKDNEVAVQTMKLLVLISKMSDDVLSPEDYKQLLQFVYSSQRPLAATAGELLFSRLLNTFAPAADNQDGMNEEEAHKEQTFARLKALLQFYQDSELHKHVVYLVDSLWDCGGALLKDWPTLTSILLQDPSSQSPEQAVLVEILVASVRQASEGPALAGRSGAKKVMSAREKKVQIDDCSKLTEHLLPVLPKLLSKFSGSPDIVASLMKIPQYFLPECPEAENTQVASSLMAEMGTVLNLHSDPAVLEAAARTYLSLCGEETAWCSMAQTARDTLVQGWVDQLTALLEDSVKDDSFSADEEKTGEILATLKKLRAFHNCHDLSRWNLFDLLSPLLSAESSQGGAPPEVLLEVLQCLCYSMLWSLNTSGETLTSKDKAVAQRLQLRLLSERSHHYLSHPDHSVRLQAFLGVCDVLTAHSYQLHVWDPSCCGPLLYTPSPKLQRALLTFVCGHVFIGADCDSQSSVSENSEVERLEDLHKRRNLLVAYCKLIVHGVLEMSMAAEIFMYYMKHYNDFGDIIKETMYRTRQIDKIESARTLVLCLQQLFVRLKREQESGGRPQPGVQTFTSIKELARRFALTFGDLVKFRECVVMIHRNGIEFVFQEFSQTPETPTPLYLSYLTILSEFSSKLLKPDKKTVFSYLQKHTAEHIVDLREECWQPLIYYRASLLAAAEGEDAVSYVSSDRKLNPPSRSPFSKQKLEGSKSPCPFSPVESKLSKVQRSSFSLSLQEKTTDTDPFSVPVEPPARRLTTEESVLSTGNEVDDDTVEVEL; encoded by the exons ATGATACCAGATCCCACAGCTGTAGCTGCGTCCAGGCCCTCAGAGCAGGA GAAGAACTCTCAGGGTGAAGCACACTCCTCCCGGGCTGTCAATCATTCAGAGGATGAGTCCGGGAATGAGAACAGACAAAAGAGCGTG agaagaaggaagagaacaCACAAGGGCTTAGAGAATGTCAAGCGCAAAAATGCCAAAGCCAGCCGCAGCAGTGTTAGCAGAGCAGGTGGCAGCCACAGCAGACGGAGGCATGTGGAGGCTGTCACCCTGTTCGAGGTTATCACCATGGGCAGAAGTGCCATGCAG GCGGTGATTGATGATTGGATTGAGGCAtatgtgacagacagagacacgTCTCTCCTCGATCTCATCAGCTTCTTCATCCAGTGCTCTGGGTGCAAAG gTGTGGTCACAGCAGAGATGTGtcagagcagagaggacagTGATGTCATGAGTAAGATGGTGGAGGAGTTGGATGAG gtcGCTGGTCTGCAGTACAAGAAGTTTCTGGCTTTTCCATGGATCCTCACAGTCACATGGCCAATGGATATG GACAGTGTGGAGTATCCTCTCATACAGTCCGGACCGTACGGCCGCTGGTTTCACTCTGAGTTCTGTGACTTTGTATCGGTGCTGGTGGCTCAGTGTCAGCACAGCGTCATCTTTGACAGTTATCTGATGAACACCCTCATCTCACTGCTCACTGAGCTGTCCAACTCGTATGTACGAGCCTTCAGACACACCTGCACGCTGGCAG CGGTGAAACTGCTGAGCTCTCTGGTGAGTGTGGCTCTGAGCCTGAGCGTCGGCATTGAAAACAGTCAGAAACTGCAGGCGGTGCAGAAGACGAAGACCATGAGGCAGAAAAGCACGCCCCAACTGGAGAGAATACAGAAGAAGATCACAGAG CTGCAGGAGAAGAAGGCAGAGATAGAGGGCATGATGGACATCATCTTCAAGGGAATTTTTCTTAAGCGATATCG TGATGTGCTTCCAGAAATTCGCTCTCTCTGTATGGAGGAGTTGGGTTTGTGGATGAAACTCTACAGCTCTGTATTTCTCAATGATAGTTACCTCAAATACATGGGCTGGATGATGCATGACAag ATACCAGATGTGCGTCTTAAGTGTGTGTTAGGTCTACAGGATTTGTATGGAGATCCTCTGCTCCTGCCTAAACTAGACCTGTTCACCAGCCGCTTCAAG GACCGGCTGATCTCCATGACTCTGGATAAGGACAATGAAGTGGCTGTGCAGACCATGAAACTGCTGGTGCTCATCTCCAA AATGTCTGATGATGTGCTCAGTCCAGAGGACTACAAGCAGCTCCTCCAGTTTGTTTATTCCTCGCAGCGCCCTCTTGCAGCCACCGCAGGGGAGCTGCTCTTCTCAAG GCTTCTCAACACCTTTGCTCCTGCAGCTGATAATCAGGATGGAATGAATGAAGAGGAGGCTCATAAAGAGCAAACATTTGCCAGACTGAAGGCTCTGCTGCAGTTCTACCAGGACTCTGAG CTGCACAAGCATGTGGTGTACTTAGTGGACAGTCTGTGGGACTGTGGTGGAGCACTGCTGAAGGACTGGCCCACACTCACATCTATACTGTTGCAGGACCCTTCTTCTCAGAGCCCAG aaCAAGCAGTACTTGTGGAGATCTTGGTGGCGTCGGTGCGTCAGGCATCAGAGGGACCAGCACTGGCGGGGAGGAGCGGAGCCAAGAAG GTAATGAGTGCCAGAGAAAAGAAAGTTCAGATTGATGACTGCTCTAAGCTCACTGAACATCTCCTCCCGGTGCTTCCAAAGTTACTGTCCAAG TTTTCAGGTAGCCCGGACATTGTTGCCTCCCTGATGAAGATCCCTCAGTACTTCCTCCCAGAGTGTCCCGAGGCTGAAAACACGCAG GTGGCATCCAGCCTGATGGCAGAGATGGGAACAGTTCTAAACCTCCACTCGGACCCTGCTGTCCTGGAGGCAGCGGCCCGCACGTACCTCAGTCTGTGTGGGGAGGAGACAGCCTGGTGCTCCATGGCTCAGACTGCCAGAGACACCCTGGTCCAGGGCTGGGTGGACCAACTGACAGCACTGCTGGAGGACTCAGTCAAG GATGACAGTTTCTCTGCTGACGAGGAGAAAACAGGAGAAATTTTAGCCACACTGAAGAAACTCAGAGCTTTCCACAA CTGTCATGACCTCTCCCGGTGGAATTTGTTTGACCTGCTGTCCCCTCTCCTGTCAGCGGAGAGCAGCCAGGGAGGAGCGCCGCCTGAG GTGCTACTGGAAGTACTACAGTGTCTGTGTTACTCCATGCTCTGGTCTCTCAACACGAGCGGTGAAACTCTAACATCCAAA gatAAGGCTGTGGCCCAGAGGCTCCAGCTGCGTCTGCTCAGTGAGAGGAGTCATCACTATCTCTCCCACCCTGACCACAGTGTGAGGCTGCAG GCTTTTCTGGGTGTCTGTGATGTCCTGACAGCTCATTCCTACCAGTTACACGTGTGGGATCCTTCCTGCTGCGGTCCACTGCTCTACACACCCAGTCCCAAACTGCAGAGGGCGCTGTTGACCTTTGTATGCGGGCACGTCTTTATTGGCGCTGACTGTGACAGCCAGAGCAGTG TCAGTGAAAACTCTGAAGTGGAGAGGCTGGAGGACCTTCACAAACGAAGAAATCTGCTCGTGGCTTACTGCAAACTGATAGTACATGGAGTGCTGGAGATGAGCATGGCAGCTGAGATCTTCATGTATTACATGAAG CACTATAACGACTTTGGAGACATCATCAAAGAGACGATGTACAGGACCAGACAGATAGATAAGATAGAGAGCGCTCGTACGCTGGTGCTCTGTTTGCAGCAG CTGTTTGTGCGTCTCAAACGGGAGCAGGAGAGTGGAGGGAGGCCTCAACCAGGAGTCCAGACCTTCACCAGCATCAAGGAGCTGGCCAGGCGCTTCGCCCTCACGTTCGGGGACCTTGTCAAGTTTCGTGAGTGTGTTGTCATGATCCACAG GAATGGCATAGAATTTGTGTTCCAAGAGTTCAGCCAGACCCCAGAAACGCCCACACCTCTGTACCTCTCCTACTTGACCATACTCAGCGAGTTCTCCAGCAAACTGCTCAAACCAGACAAGAAGACAGT GTTCTCCTACCTGCAGAAGCACACTGCAGAGCATATTGTAGACCTCAGGGAGGAGTGCTGGCAGCCACTTATCTACTATCGAGCTTCCCTATTGGCTGCCGCTGAAGGGGAGGACGCTGTGTCCTACGTTAGCTCTGATAGGAAGCTCAACCCACCCAGTCGCTCTCCCTTCTCCAAACAAAAACTAGAAG GAAGCAAGTCTCCCTGTCCGTTCAGCCCAGTCGAGTCCAAACTTAGTAAAGTCCAAAGATCCAGTTTTAGTCTAAG CCTTCAAGAGAAGACAACTGATACGGATCCATTTTCTGTCCCCGTGGAACCTCCTGCAAGAAGACTGACCACTGAGGAATCTGTCCTCAGCACCGGCAACGAGGTGGATGATGACACTGTGGAAGTTGAACTTTAA
- the si:ch211-269e2.1 gene encoding cohesin subunit SA-2 isoform X3: MERRRKRTHKGLENVKRKNAKASRSSVSRAGGSHSRRRHVEAVTLFEVITMGRSAMQAVIDDWIEAYVTDRDTSLLDLISFFIQCSGCKGVVTAEMCQSREDSDVMSKMVEELDEVAGLQYKKFLAFPWILTVTWPMDMDSVEYPLIQSGPYGRWFHSEFCDFVSVLVAQCQHSVIFDSYLMNTLISLLTELSNSYVRAFRHTCTLAAVKLLSSLVSVALSLSVGIENSQKLQAVQKTKTMRQKSTPQLERIQKKITELQEKKAEIEGMMDIIFKGIFLKRYRDVLPEIRSLCMEELGLWMKLYSSVFLNDSYLKYMGWMMHDKIPDVRLKCVLGLQDLYGDPLLLPKLDLFTSRFKDRLISMTLDKDNEVAVQTMKLLVLISKMSDDVLSPEDYKQLLQFVYSSQRPLAATAGELLFSRLLNTFAPAADNQDGMNEEEAHKEQTFARLKALLQFYQDSELHKHVVYLVDSLWDCGGALLKDWPTLTSILLQDPSSQSPEQAVLVEILVASVRQASEGPALAGRSGAKKVMSAREKKVQIDDCSKLTEHLLPVLPKLLSKFSGSPDIVASLMKIPQYFLPECPEAENTQVASSLMAEMGTVLNLHSDPAVLEAAARTYLSLCGEETAWCSMAQTARDTLVQGWVDQLTALLEDSVKDDSFSADEEKTGEILATLKKLRAFHNCHDLSRWNLFDLLSPLLSAESSQGGAPPEVLLEVLQCLCYSMLWSLNTSGETLTSKDKAVAQRLQLRLLSERSHHYLSHPDHSVRLQAFLGVCDVLTAHSYQLHVWDPSCCGPLLYTPSPKLQRALLTFVCGHVFIGADCDSQSSVSENSEVERLEDLHKRRNLLVAYCKLIVHGVLEMSMAAEIFMYYMKHYNDFGDIIKETMYRTRQIDKIESARTLVLCLQQLFVRLKREQESGGRPQPGVQTFTSIKELARRFALTFGDLVKFRECVVMIHRNGIEFVFQEFSQTPETPTPLYLSYLTILSEFSSKLLKPDKKTVFSYLQKHTAEHIVDLREECWQPLIYYRASLLAAAEGEDAVSYVSSDRKLNPPSRSPFSKQKLEGSKSPCPFSPVESKLSKVQRSSFSLSLQEKTTDTDPFSVPVEPPARRLTTEESVLSTGNEVDDDTVEVEL, from the exons ATGGAG agaagaaggaagagaacaCACAAGGGCTTAGAGAATGTCAAGCGCAAAAATGCCAAAGCCAGCCGCAGCAGTGTTAGCAGAGCAGGTGGCAGCCACAGCAGACGGAGGCATGTGGAGGCTGTCACCCTGTTCGAGGTTATCACCATGGGCAGAAGTGCCATGCAG GCGGTGATTGATGATTGGATTGAGGCAtatgtgacagacagagacacgTCTCTCCTCGATCTCATCAGCTTCTTCATCCAGTGCTCTGGGTGCAAAG gTGTGGTCACAGCAGAGATGTGtcagagcagagaggacagTGATGTCATGAGTAAGATGGTGGAGGAGTTGGATGAG gtcGCTGGTCTGCAGTACAAGAAGTTTCTGGCTTTTCCATGGATCCTCACAGTCACATGGCCAATGGATATG GACAGTGTGGAGTATCCTCTCATACAGTCCGGACCGTACGGCCGCTGGTTTCACTCTGAGTTCTGTGACTTTGTATCGGTGCTGGTGGCTCAGTGTCAGCACAGCGTCATCTTTGACAGTTATCTGATGAACACCCTCATCTCACTGCTCACTGAGCTGTCCAACTCGTATGTACGAGCCTTCAGACACACCTGCACGCTGGCAG CGGTGAAACTGCTGAGCTCTCTGGTGAGTGTGGCTCTGAGCCTGAGCGTCGGCATTGAAAACAGTCAGAAACTGCAGGCGGTGCAGAAGACGAAGACCATGAGGCAGAAAAGCACGCCCCAACTGGAGAGAATACAGAAGAAGATCACAGAG CTGCAGGAGAAGAAGGCAGAGATAGAGGGCATGATGGACATCATCTTCAAGGGAATTTTTCTTAAGCGATATCG TGATGTGCTTCCAGAAATTCGCTCTCTCTGTATGGAGGAGTTGGGTTTGTGGATGAAACTCTACAGCTCTGTATTTCTCAATGATAGTTACCTCAAATACATGGGCTGGATGATGCATGACAag ATACCAGATGTGCGTCTTAAGTGTGTGTTAGGTCTACAGGATTTGTATGGAGATCCTCTGCTCCTGCCTAAACTAGACCTGTTCACCAGCCGCTTCAAG GACCGGCTGATCTCCATGACTCTGGATAAGGACAATGAAGTGGCTGTGCAGACCATGAAACTGCTGGTGCTCATCTCCAA AATGTCTGATGATGTGCTCAGTCCAGAGGACTACAAGCAGCTCCTCCAGTTTGTTTATTCCTCGCAGCGCCCTCTTGCAGCCACCGCAGGGGAGCTGCTCTTCTCAAG GCTTCTCAACACCTTTGCTCCTGCAGCTGATAATCAGGATGGAATGAATGAAGAGGAGGCTCATAAAGAGCAAACATTTGCCAGACTGAAGGCTCTGCTGCAGTTCTACCAGGACTCTGAG CTGCACAAGCATGTGGTGTACTTAGTGGACAGTCTGTGGGACTGTGGTGGAGCACTGCTGAAGGACTGGCCCACACTCACATCTATACTGTTGCAGGACCCTTCTTCTCAGAGCCCAG aaCAAGCAGTACTTGTGGAGATCTTGGTGGCGTCGGTGCGTCAGGCATCAGAGGGACCAGCACTGGCGGGGAGGAGCGGAGCCAAGAAG GTAATGAGTGCCAGAGAAAAGAAAGTTCAGATTGATGACTGCTCTAAGCTCACTGAACATCTCCTCCCGGTGCTTCCAAAGTTACTGTCCAAG TTTTCAGGTAGCCCGGACATTGTTGCCTCCCTGATGAAGATCCCTCAGTACTTCCTCCCAGAGTGTCCCGAGGCTGAAAACACGCAG GTGGCATCCAGCCTGATGGCAGAGATGGGAACAGTTCTAAACCTCCACTCGGACCCTGCTGTCCTGGAGGCAGCGGCCCGCACGTACCTCAGTCTGTGTGGGGAGGAGACAGCCTGGTGCTCCATGGCTCAGACTGCCAGAGACACCCTGGTCCAGGGCTGGGTGGACCAACTGACAGCACTGCTGGAGGACTCAGTCAAG GATGACAGTTTCTCTGCTGACGAGGAGAAAACAGGAGAAATTTTAGCCACACTGAAGAAACTCAGAGCTTTCCACAA CTGTCATGACCTCTCCCGGTGGAATTTGTTTGACCTGCTGTCCCCTCTCCTGTCAGCGGAGAGCAGCCAGGGAGGAGCGCCGCCTGAG GTGCTACTGGAAGTACTACAGTGTCTGTGTTACTCCATGCTCTGGTCTCTCAACACGAGCGGTGAAACTCTAACATCCAAA gatAAGGCTGTGGCCCAGAGGCTCCAGCTGCGTCTGCTCAGTGAGAGGAGTCATCACTATCTCTCCCACCCTGACCACAGTGTGAGGCTGCAG GCTTTTCTGGGTGTCTGTGATGTCCTGACAGCTCATTCCTACCAGTTACACGTGTGGGATCCTTCCTGCTGCGGTCCACTGCTCTACACACCCAGTCCCAAACTGCAGAGGGCGCTGTTGACCTTTGTATGCGGGCACGTCTTTATTGGCGCTGACTGTGACAGCCAGAGCAGTG TCAGTGAAAACTCTGAAGTGGAGAGGCTGGAGGACCTTCACAAACGAAGAAATCTGCTCGTGGCTTACTGCAAACTGATAGTACATGGAGTGCTGGAGATGAGCATGGCAGCTGAGATCTTCATGTATTACATGAAG CACTATAACGACTTTGGAGACATCATCAAAGAGACGATGTACAGGACCAGACAGATAGATAAGATAGAGAGCGCTCGTACGCTGGTGCTCTGTTTGCAGCAG CTGTTTGTGCGTCTCAAACGGGAGCAGGAGAGTGGAGGGAGGCCTCAACCAGGAGTCCAGACCTTCACCAGCATCAAGGAGCTGGCCAGGCGCTTCGCCCTCACGTTCGGGGACCTTGTCAAGTTTCGTGAGTGTGTTGTCATGATCCACAG GAATGGCATAGAATTTGTGTTCCAAGAGTTCAGCCAGACCCCAGAAACGCCCACACCTCTGTACCTCTCCTACTTGACCATACTCAGCGAGTTCTCCAGCAAACTGCTCAAACCAGACAAGAAGACAGT GTTCTCCTACCTGCAGAAGCACACTGCAGAGCATATTGTAGACCTCAGGGAGGAGTGCTGGCAGCCACTTATCTACTATCGAGCTTCCCTATTGGCTGCCGCTGAAGGGGAGGACGCTGTGTCCTACGTTAGCTCTGATAGGAAGCTCAACCCACCCAGTCGCTCTCCCTTCTCCAAACAAAAACTAGAAG GAAGCAAGTCTCCCTGTCCGTTCAGCCCAGTCGAGTCCAAACTTAGTAAAGTCCAAAGATCCAGTTTTAGTCTAAG CCTTCAAGAGAAGACAACTGATACGGATCCATTTTCTGTCCCCGTGGAACCTCCTGCAAGAAGACTGACCACTGAGGAATCTGTCCTCAGCACCGGCAACGAGGTGGATGATGACACTGTGGAAGTTGAACTTTAA